A window of candidate division KSB1 bacterium contains these coding sequences:
- a CDS encoding biopolymer transporter ExbD — translation MGGNRLIIRLIDVAFIILFGFIGISGMRTEYLDLPSGSNPQKEPQEFEEVTLRVHTGRFELLQRGHWESSTSLAELEQTLVRLQQTAQQRRRAVLVNLESGTTARMQDLIDVIDICQRHNIAKNLSYAIAQQENR, via the coding sequence ATGGGTGGTAATCGTCTCATCATTCGGTTGATCGATGTCGCCTTCATCATTCTGTTTGGCTTCATCGGCATCAGCGGCATGCGCACCGAGTATCTCGACCTGCCTTCCGGCTCGAATCCGCAGAAAGAGCCGCAGGAATTTGAGGAAGTCACTTTGCGCGTGCACACCGGACGGTTCGAGCTGCTGCAGCGCGGCCATTGGGAAAGTAGCACCAGCCTGGCCGAGCTGGAGCAGACGCTGGTGCGCCTGCAGCAGACGGCACAGCAGCGCCGGCGGGCCGTGCTGGTGAACCTGGAATCCGGCACCACCGCGCGCATGCAAGATTTGATTGATGTCATCGACATTTGTCAGCGTCACAATATTGCGAAGAATCTCAGCTATGCGATCGCTCAGCAAGAAAATCGCTGA
- a CDS encoding DUF3482 domain-containing protein, whose translation MRSLSKKIADSRNLLPHSLGTSVLLLLAIYLLAHFITYNLFAEEMVVAEKFEIREIEKLELPPPKKLVPQPQKFVSRPVSAPPPAPVAPPQPQPRDNPSAETKTPQIDVANLVASLNSRSLLSPQVTAARSRPGERNNVSQVKIQTEAAALQFDPAAALAAAVAAGTGRSRVGSPGNMRGAGPGAGVDLGEGSGAGVDAGDAGLSFGTGTAGRRSGKGAGNGLGNGTGIGVGAGSGFGVGAGGGEAGLDIHELIKWMKAHPGVIPRLVQYDMNHQPGDLASAVTFTSNGRRFQMYLSCNENDLLLRICLIEADKFIMLKDNGIKEKSNFLSTGGVVYQGGAIQSLISARQAPGDLAQQFYRIFWSWWETERVKK comes from the coding sequence ATGCGATCGCTCAGCAAGAAAATCGCTGACAGCAGAAACCTGCTGCCCCACTCGCTCGGCACCTCGGTGCTGCTGTTGTTGGCGATCTACCTGCTCGCCCATTTCATCACCTACAACCTTTTCGCCGAAGAAATGGTTGTGGCGGAGAAATTCGAGATTCGCGAGATCGAGAAGCTGGAGCTTCCGCCGCCAAAAAAGCTGGTGCCGCAGCCGCAGAAATTCGTGAGCCGGCCCGTGTCCGCTCCCCCTCCGGCGCCGGTGGCACCCCCGCAACCGCAGCCGCGGGACAATCCGTCCGCAGAGACCAAGACCCCGCAAATCGACGTGGCCAATCTGGTGGCGTCCTTGAATTCGCGCTCTCTGTTGTCGCCGCAGGTGACGGCGGCGCGCTCACGGCCGGGTGAACGCAACAATGTTTCGCAGGTGAAAATTCAAACAGAGGCCGCGGCATTGCAATTCGATCCTGCGGCGGCTTTGGCTGCGGCGGTGGCGGCGGGTACGGGGCGCAGCCGCGTGGGCTCACCCGGCAACATGCGCGGCGCCGGCCCGGGTGCGGGCGTGGACCTGGGGGAGGGCTCCGGCGCGGGCGTGGATGCCGGGGATGCCGGACTCTCGTTCGGCACAGGCACAGCGGGCCGGCGCTCCGGCAAGGGCGCGGGCAATGGCCTGGGAAACGGCACCGGCATCGGCGTGGGCGCGGGCAGCGGCTTCGGCGTGGGCGCCGGTGGCGGCGAAGCGGGCCTGGATATTCATGAGTTGATCAAATGGATGAAGGCGCATCCCGGTGTCATTCCCCGGCTGGTGCAATACGACATGAACCACCAGCCGGGGGATCTCGCCTCGGCCGTCACTTTCACCAGCAACGGCCGCCGTTTTCAGATGTATTTGTCCTGCAACGAAAATGATCTGCTGCTGCGCATTTGTTTGATCGAAGCGGACAAATTCATCATGCTGAAAGACAACGGCATCAAGGAGAAGAGTAATTTTCTCTCGACCGGCGGGGTGGTTTATCAGGGCGGCGCCATTCAATCGCTCATTTCTGCGCGCCAGGCACCCGGTGATCTGGCACAACAGTTTTATCGCATTTTTTGGTCGTGGTGGGAAACGGAACGAGTGAAAAAGTGA
- a CDS encoding biopolymer transporter ExbD, translating into MNGGGLILRLIDLVFILLFGFIVISQINTSKMINPPKSTEASPHQDSTEVIIVGVLPNGVYPINDGQTVLPDSMRLQQYLEQEANKARAAGKPLGVRIRANWDAPVRHGLAAAQICKDLGLPKGLDVVRTLQK; encoded by the coding sequence ATGAACGGCGGCGGATTGATTCTGCGCCTGATCGACCTGGTCTTCATTCTCCTGTTCGGGTTCATTGTGATCTCGCAGATCAACACCAGCAAGATGATCAACCCGCCCAAGAGCACCGAGGCCAGTCCGCATCAGGACTCGACAGAAGTCATCATTGTCGGTGTGCTGCCCAACGGCGTGTATCCGATCAACGACGGCCAGACAGTTTTGCCTGATTCCATGCGCCTGCAGCAATATTTGGAACAGGAGGCCAACAAAGCCCGGGCCGCCGGCAAGCCGCTGGGCGTGCGGATTCGAGCCAATTGGGATGCGCCGGTGCGCCACGGCTTGGCGGCCGCGCAAATCTGCAAAGACCTGGGGCTGCCCAAGGGCCTGGACGTGGTGCGAACCCTGCAAAAGTGA
- a CDS encoding VWA domain-containing protein — MNLPTGKRVRVSHRLKRLGVCALTGLLAAGGSLKAGPAPSDRGRPSALAALTLNYNQVDATAFPTIVSYLAVIDQNGATVGGLTQDHFVVREDGTRELPIIVEETTITDAGVTMVLTLDRSGSMEQAMPAAKQAASTFVNLMRQNDQAAVVSFSTRATVDQTFTNDKALLHAAINAMVARGGTAIYDALLTAANLLTGVTGRKAIILMTDGEDKDSNATLDQVVQRFSTREVPVYAIGLDLNPGSIEEANLVRIAAASGGKYFYSPSTTQLEQIYREIALLLRHSYKITYRTHNRTMDGTRRQVRIEVNYQGMTAAGNNSYVAPLHVPTIAPAADTLPAPMQAFPLRLEIPATSLYMYNLHDLRVVLRYDKRYLKVKTPGRQNIVPLGFFGQAVDFTFTSGVDTAQALVMMRFKRNLNLPPAEGRGGLAQITFLASAALPDSTPLRFEIVALEARDETGWPVAVQPDHLTLLSEGLIVWPGDTNHNGVVELTDVTVLGVHWGRTGAGRPGYADLHAWQPQIARRYPRPAVAHADANGSGLVEERDLFPIGLNWRKSVTPLMQKTNTLTLAAPVGVLQQEVVPAHRPNHFRVLVKFENHSNDLLAGLAFRMDYSNEDITVVEAKAGEAWGSTPLVLQHDEPARRRFAMSLIIPAGEPVQASRGTLAEITVAAATPPRPEQLALHQAVVVSPTGGTRELEAPGAAPAPASAPPREFFLHAVYPNPFALSGEVAAATLRYDLPENAAVSLEIFNNLGQRVRLITSTLAGRGRHVVPWDGRDDRGHLLNSGLYLLRFEAAGESGRVFQATQKLMLLR, encoded by the coding sequence ATGAATCTCCCGACGGGAAAACGAGTGAGGGTGAGCCACCGGCTGAAACGCCTGGGCGTGTGCGCGCTGACCGGCCTGCTGGCCGCAGGCGGCAGCCTGAAAGCAGGCCCCGCACCTTCGGATCGCGGCCGCCCGTCAGCTTTGGCCGCACTGACCCTGAACTACAACCAGGTTGACGCCACCGCCTTTCCGACAATTGTTTCCTACCTTGCCGTCATCGATCAGAACGGGGCGACGGTCGGGGGGTTGACACAAGACCACTTCGTTGTGCGGGAGGACGGCACGCGCGAGCTGCCCATTATCGTGGAAGAGACCACCATCACCGATGCCGGCGTGACCATGGTGTTGACGCTCGACCGCAGCGGCAGCATGGAGCAGGCCATGCCGGCGGCCAAGCAGGCAGCCTCGACCTTTGTCAATCTCATGAGGCAGAACGATCAGGCCGCCGTGGTCAGCTTCTCGACGCGGGCCACGGTGGACCAGACTTTCACGAACGACAAGGCGCTGTTGCATGCCGCCATCAATGCCATGGTGGCACGCGGCGGCACCGCCATCTATGACGCCCTGTTGACCGCCGCCAATTTGCTGACGGGCGTCACGGGCCGCAAGGCCATCATCCTGATGACCGACGGCGAGGACAAGGACAGCAACGCCACCCTCGACCAGGTGGTGCAGCGCTTTTCCACGCGCGAGGTGCCGGTGTATGCCATCGGTCTGGACCTGAATCCCGGCAGCATCGAGGAGGCCAATCTCGTGAGAATCGCCGCGGCCAGCGGCGGCAAGTATTTCTACAGCCCCTCGACGACCCAGCTCGAACAAATCTATCGTGAGATTGCATTGCTGCTGCGCCACTCCTACAAGATCACCTACCGCACACACAATCGCACGATGGACGGCACACGGCGCCAGGTGCGCATCGAGGTCAACTATCAAGGCATGACGGCGGCGGGCAACAACAGCTACGTTGCACCGCTGCATGTGCCGACGATTGCGCCGGCGGCGGACACTCTGCCGGCGCCGATGCAGGCCTTTCCGCTGCGTCTCGAGATTCCCGCGACCAGCTTGTACATGTACAATCTCCATGATCTGCGCGTGGTGCTGCGCTATGACAAGCGCTATCTCAAAGTGAAAACGCCGGGGCGGCAAAACATCGTGCCGCTGGGCTTCTTCGGCCAGGCAGTGGATTTCACCTTCACCAGCGGCGTGGACACGGCACAAGCACTGGTGATGATGCGCTTCAAGCGCAATCTCAATCTGCCACCGGCAGAGGGCCGGGGTGGCCTCGCGCAAATCACTTTTCTGGCCAGCGCCGCCCTGCCGGACAGCACCCCCCTGCGTTTCGAAATCGTTGCGCTTGAAGCACGCGACGAAACCGGCTGGCCGGTGGCCGTGCAGCCGGATCATCTCACCCTGCTGAGCGAGGGGTTGATCGTCTGGCCGGGCGACACCAATCACAATGGCGTCGTGGAGCTCACCGATGTCACGGTTCTCGGCGTGCATTGGGGCCGAACCGGTGCCGGCCGCCCGGGCTATGCCGACTTGCATGCCTGGCAGCCGCAGATCGCCAGACGTTATCCGCGGCCGGCGGTTGCCCACGCCGACGCCAACGGCAGTGGTCTGGTGGAGGAGCGTGATCTTTTTCCCATCGGTTTGAACTGGCGCAAGAGCGTGACGCCGCTGATGCAAAAGACCAATACCCTCACCCTGGCGGCGCCGGTGGGCGTGTTGCAACAGGAAGTCGTTCCTGCGCACCGGCCCAATCACTTTCGCGTGCTGGTCAAATTCGAGAATCACTCCAACGATCTTTTGGCAGGATTGGCATTTCGTATGGACTATTCAAACGAAGACATCACCGTGGTGGAGGCGAAAGCCGGCGAGGCATGGGGCAGCACACCGCTGGTGTTGCAGCACGATGAGCCGGCGCGCCGGCGCTTTGCCATGAGCCTGATCATTCCGGCCGGCGAGCCGGTGCAAGCGAGCCGCGGCACGCTGGCGGAAATCACGGTTGCGGCAGCCACCCCGCCGCGCCCGGAGCAACTCGCCTTGCACCAGGCGGTGGTGGTTTCTCCAACGGGGGGAACGCGCGAGCTGGAGGCACCCGGCGCCGCACCGGCACCAGCCAGCGCACCACCCCGGGAGTTTTTCCTGCACGCGGTTTATCCCAATCCCTTTGCACTTTCCGGCGAAGTCGCGGCTGCCACCCTGCGCTACGATTTGCCGGAAAACGCCGCGGTCAGCCTGGAAATCTTCAACAACCTGGGCCAGCGCGTGCGGCTGATCACCTCGACCCTGGCGGGCCGCGGCCGGCATGTGGTGCCATGGGATGGCCGGGATGACCGCGGCCATCTGCTCAACAGCGGGCTTTATCTGCTCCGATTCGAGGCCGCCGGTGAGAGCGGCCGGGTGTTTCAAGCAACCCAAAAACTGATGTTGCTGCGATGA
- a CDS encoding gliding motility-associated C-terminal domain-containing protein: MVAVIERSRLRRGLAVALVAACAGTAAAFGPPRRDAGGTPPLLIQGPQENVLAGSRFRLSFQAGTATDPVNRLFGVGFELLYTNGRYLRLVDNSQAAGPLLEPNTYTFLKHEPERGLISLAVSRKLGATGVSGGGEILSLAFEVAADTPPGTLLCFSLGAITANDSAGAPLALQAGPNVCLTVADLSVEVTPNPFTPNDDGRNDRVEFRRNGGIPAAWRISILDRSARLVRRLPAGQNFWDGNDDNQRPVLPDIYLYLIADGETIVKRGVIALVR; encoded by the coding sequence ATGGTCGCGGTTATTGAGCGGTCACGGCTGCGGCGCGGGCTGGCCGTTGCGCTGGTGGCGGCCTGCGCCGGCACCGCCGCGGCTTTTGGCCCGCCCCGGCGCGATGCCGGCGGCACCCCACCGCTGCTCATCCAGGGGCCACAGGAAAACGTGCTGGCTGGCAGCCGCTTTCGCCTTTCATTTCAGGCGGGCACAGCCACAGATCCGGTCAATCGTCTTTTTGGCGTGGGTTTCGAGTTGCTTTACACCAACGGTCGTTACCTGCGGCTGGTAGACAACAGCCAGGCAGCCGGGCCATTGCTGGAGCCGAACACATACACCTTTCTCAAGCATGAGCCGGAGCGCGGTTTGATTTCCCTGGCGGTGAGCCGCAAACTGGGCGCAACCGGTGTGTCAGGCGGTGGCGAAATCCTTTCGCTCGCCTTCGAGGTTGCCGCCGACACGCCGCCGGGCACACTGCTGTGTTTTTCGCTCGGCGCGATCACAGCCAATGACTCGGCCGGCGCTCCGCTAGCGTTGCAAGCCGGGCCAAACGTCTGCCTGACGGTCGCGGATTTGAGCGTTGAAGTCACGCCCAATCCGTTCACGCCCAATGACGATGGCCGCAACGATCGCGTGGAATTCCGGCGCAACGGCGGCATTCCGGCGGCCTGGCGCATCTCGATTCTCGATCGCTCCGCCCGCCTGGTGCGGCGCCTGCCGGCCGGCCAGAATTTCTGGGATGGCAACGATGACAACCAGCGCCCGGTTTTGCCCGACATCTATCTTTACCTGATTGCAGACGGTGAAACGATTGTGAAACGCGGCGTGATTGCCCTGGTGCGCTGA